The genomic region TTATAAGGCACATCAATAAGATTGCTTAAAGCTTTATTAATTGCTTGAGAAACTTTATCCATAATTTCTGTTTCATAGTAAGTCATTTCTGGAAAATCTATTGTAATATAATTTCCTTTAGATTTCCCAAGTTCCTTACCTGCTTCATCGCTTTCAATAGTTACCGTTGTTATTTTTACCTCTTCATCTTGGTCTTCTTTTACTATTACTCCATCTAATTCTCTTTTATTTTCTTGCGTGTACATATCACGAGCTTCTATTGCTAAATCAGTTCTTATGCTAATCATTGAAATACCTCCCAAATCATTATCATTTTTTATTTTTCCACAATATATTAATTTAATACTTGAACTTATAAACTTTCAATGATATAATCTAGTATGTTAAAAAAGAACTCGAACGCAGATTTCCCCAAAGCTGCAAAGAGACCCTATAAAAGCATTAAGGGGGTGAAGTAGAATGGCAAATATTAAATCAGCAAAAAAAAGAATTAAAGTTACTGAAAAGAAAACTGCTCAAAACAGAATGATTAAATCAGCTGTTAAAACAGTTATTAAGAAATTTGAAGCTGCAGTTGCTACAAATAATGTAGAAGAAGCTAAAGCTCTTTTCCCACAAGTTGCTAAGTCTTTAGACATGGCTGCTCAAAAAGGAGTAATTCATAAGAATATGGTAGCTAGAAAGAAATCTAGATTAGCTGCAAAATTAAACGCTATGGCGTAATTAAATAAGAAGCCGATCCAATTGGATCGGCTATTATTTTACCATAAAAATGTTAAATAACATTAATTCTAACTCCATAGTTTTATCATTACTGCTAGATTTTAATGAAATTTCTGTTTTTAAACAAATATCTAAAATTTCTTTTAATTGATTAAATGAAAATTTATTACTTTGATTTACTAATTTTTCACAAATAAATGTAGGAAGTTTATATTTACTTGCAATGCTGCCAATATTATGACCTTTATTTTTCAATACTTTTATTTCATATAATCTTTTAAAATGATTTTCTATGTTTGTTATTATAAGCATATGTTGATCACTTTTAAATAATAATTCATCTAACAAATCTATTGCTCTTTCCGCTTTTCTCAGCGAAATCAAATCTATTAAATCAAAAATATCATCTTCACTAGATTTTAATACTAACTTATCTATATCCTTTTTAGTTATTTCTTTACCTTCTGTATAAGCTATTATTTTATCTGCTTCCCTATTTATAATGTCAAAATTATTTGGTACCTTTTCCGCGAAATATCTAGCTTCAATCTTCTTTATTTCTTTACCTCTTTTTTTAAAAACCTCTTCTACCTTCTTATAATATCTGTCTTTTTTTAATCTATCAAAATGAACAACCTTAGAAATTTTATCTAAAGAAACTAACTTTTTATTCTTTTTGGCTGTATCCCTTTTATCATTGAACAAATAATACATAATTAATATAGTGTAAGGCGGGATATCCTTTAAGTATTTTTCTATTTCCTTATATAATTTACTATTAGAACTATCTGTTTTCTCTTTTAAAAATTCAGCTCTATAGATAACAACTGCTTTTTTTTCTCCCATAAAAGGCATTGTTTCACAGGCATTTAAAATTTCATCATAATTTATATTAAGACCATCTAATCTAATATAATTTAAATCTTTCATTGATTTATCAACAACAGAATTAACTACTAAATTTACTCCTTCTTTAATTAATTCTTCATCTAAGCCACAAAAAATATAAGAGTTATTTATTTTACCTTTCTTAATTTCTTCTTCTAAAGCATCAAAATCTATCAACTTAACCTACCCTTCCTTAATAAACTGGCATAATTTTATCCTTAATTAGAACTATTTTGCTAAAGCTTCCATTCTTAAAATCTATTATATCATACGCCTCTACATTTTCATCTCTAGATACTTTTAATAAATATTTTTTATCATAACATTCTAAAAGCAGATTATTGTTGTATTTTTTAAGATTATACTTTTTTCCTATATTAACCCTATTAAAATACTTATATTTTTCCTTTGCCATAGTTATTAGTTCTATTTTTTCTGACTTTATATTATCATGTAAATAAAATAATTTTTTAGAAGTTTTATAGCTAATAGAAATTATACCTTCATGATAATATTCAATTTTAGGATAAGGTGAATAAAAAAGATTAAAAATATACAATAATGCTATAAAAAAAGGAAAAACAATTATTCTTCTCATATTTTTCTTATAAAAATAAGTAGTAATTAGAATTATAAAATAAAATTTAGCAATATATTCATTTAAATATATTATATTAGGTACTAAGCTATTCAATAAGTCTATTAAAAGATCAATAAGTCTAGTTATATAATAAGAAATAAATATTAAATAATTAAATAGAAGTTTCACCTTTAAAAATAAAAGTAGTAAGTTTCCTATAACAACTATAATATTCATAAAAGGAACTACTATTAAATTCCCTAATAAAAATCCTAATGAAAATTCCTTAAAAGCATATACTACTACCGGAAAAGTAAATATTTGAGATGAAATACAAATGGATATACTTTCTCTTATATATTTAGGAAACTTATAAAGCTTCTTATTTATTATCTTGTTAAATAATATTATTCCTAAGGTAGCCAAAAAACTTAATTGAAAACCTATATTAAATATACTATAGGGCTTAAATAATATGATTATTATTCCCCCTAAAGATAGACCAGCTAAAGGATTATAGTTCCTTTTAAAACTCATTGCAAAACTTGTTGTTAGCATCATTATATAAGATCTGACAGTAGCTAATGCTGCTCCAGTAAAAATAACATAGAAAACTGATAAAAACGCAGCAGCTTTTTCTCCCAAAAATTTCTTTATAATTGAATATACTATTGCCATATGTAGTCCTGAAACTGATAGGGCATGTAATATTCCAAGTTTTTTCATATCCATTTCATCACTATTATCTAAGTACTCTGTATATCCAAAAGATATTGAAGTAATTATAGCTGCCCTTCTATAACCCAATTTTGATCTTATATTATAAAAGATTTTTTCTCTTAAATTATAAACTTTACTAATCAAATCACTTTTTAAATGCTTATAGCTATCTACTTTATAACTTCCTAATACTCCCTTTTCTCTATCAATGTCTTTTTTAAAGCTTCCCTTAACCTTTATTCTATCACCAGATGAAATTTCTTTTATATTTCCAGATAAATATACAGTTCTTCCTTTTATTTTTCCAATTGCTCCATAAGAATTTAGACTCTCTATCCTTATCTCCTCATTCTTACTAAAATTAATATTATAATAATTATAACTATTTATTATTGGTACAAAGAAAAAAATCATAATTAAAAATGAAAATTTTATCCCTTTATAAAATATTAATAATATAAAAAAACAGCTAGCAACAATTACTGCTAGCCATTTGCTTTCATCATATAAAACATATGAATAACTTCCAAATATAAATGATAAAAAAATATACACTAAAATATTTATTCTATAATTATAATTCAAATGGCATCACCTCATTATAATTTTTACCATTTTCTTATAATTATTTCAGATATTAAAAATATAAATAATATTATTGCTAATATTATTAAATCCATTAGCTCATAAGTATATTGCTTTACAAAAATTAATATTCCAGTAGTTAATATAAAAAGTAACACAAAGAATATTATAAGTTTTAATCCTTTATAATCTCCTTTTTTAATAACAGAACAATTTATAATTGTATCAATAAATAACATTAAAGATATTAAAGAATAACTTAGAACTTCAATATTTTTAATTTTTAAATAAACTAAAATTAAAGGTAATAATGAAAACAAAATTCCTCTTAGTATTATTTTATTATCATTTGTTTTATATTTTCCATATATCATATTTACTAATATTATAGGTGTCAATAATAACATATTTAAAAATATTATAAAATAATATTCAATTATATAGTTCTTGTTTAAAAGTTGATTAAAACTAAAGAAGATTATCTCTGATAATAAAGTAATTACATATATTGCAGTTCCCCTGTCAATTGCTTCAAAAACATATTTACTTTCTTTTAAAAGGTTTAAAAATGCCTGAATTGAGCTATTATGAGTATAAATATCTCCTAGTTTTTTTAATATTTCAGATACTTTCCCTTTGAATATTCCAATTTTAGATAGATTAATTAAAGAAACCTCTGCTAAGCTTTCTCCTTCTATTGCAAAGTTATATCCATCTTCCTCATACAAAGTGACAAGATTATACTGCTGCTCCTGAGTTAATTGACAATATATTCTTGTCTTAGAAACCCTCTTTAAAAATTCTTCCTTTTCAAGCAATTCAAGTTCCTTTCCTAAAGTAACTTGTTCTTCAGAAGATATTAAATTTATTTTTTTACCTAATACCTGAGCTGCCATTTTATTATCATCAGTAAATATAATTGGTAGTACTCCTTTTTGTCTAAGTTCATTAATTTCATCAGGTATAGTATCTATTATAGGATTTTCCATAGCAATAATACCAGCAAAGACAAGGTTACTTTCAATATTTTCAGACTCTGATGGTTCATAATTAAAAGATCTATATGCAAAAGCCTCGGTAATAAGTCCTTCTTTTGAAAAATTAAGATCAACTAACTTTATTTTCATTATATCTTCTGAAGTTATTTCCTTTTCCACACCATTTAATAAAATGCTTGTACAAGCATTTAATACTGTGTCTAACTCACCTCTAACATTTGCCCTATAGCCATTTCTATTTTTATTTATAGTTGTTGTCATTTTTTTATTTATATCTTTTGGTATTTCAAAGATTCTTTTATTTTTACCTTCAATATTACTTTTATAAATAGATTTAGTAACTCCATATTTTAAATAAGCTATGTCAAATATATCTCCTTTAGCCCAATCATTATCAACATTATATTTAGCATTATTACAAAGTATTGATATATCTAAAATTCTTCTAATATTTATATCTCCAATATCTACATCATTAGCTAAATAAATTTGATCATTAGTATATATTTTATCTACATATAATTCATTTTTAGTAATTGTACCAAGCTTTTTTAAAAATAGTATTTTTATTTCCTTTAACAATCCAAATGAAGAATAATTCATTAATTCTATTCCGTAGTTAGTCATAAATTTATTTTTTATATATTTTTCGTAGTATATGATAATTAAAGGTATTAATATAGAAAGCATAGCAAAAAATGAGTTTGCCACTAAAGGTAATTTATTAACTAAACCTCCTGGAAAAATTTCGATTAGTATAATTTGTAATAGTACTAAACAAATTTGAGCTTTAAATAAAACATTATCAAATTTATCAATAATAACATTTTTTCTTCTTTTAAAGTTTTTTACTCTACTTAAAACTTTTCCTAATTGAGTATTATTACCAGTTTCTATTACAATTCCACTGCCTGATCCTTCTTTTATTACCGAACCTCTAAAAAGGATATTGTTTATTTCTCCAATAGAGTTAGGCTTTTCATGCATTTTTATTGAGTATTTATTTTTTAACAAATTGTCACCAGTAATATTTCTTTCATCAACTTTTAAATTTCTACTTTCTATAATCCTAATATCAGCACCAATAAAAGAATTTTTTCTAAAGTAAACAATATCACCTTTTACTAAGTTCTCAGCTTCTATAAGCCTTTCTACACCATTTCTTAATACTAAAACTTGGGAAGTATTTAACCTTTGCAAAAGTTCTATTTCTTTTTTGTTAGAAAAATCATTATATAATTTTAATCCAAAATAAAATAATAATATTATTAAAGAAATAATTCCTAATATATAAAACTTACTTAATATAAAAAAAATTATAAATAAAATATGAAAATATATATTTTTTCCTTTAAATAAATCAAAAAGAATCTGCAAATTACTTCTAGTATAAGGTAAATCAATTAAATTGTCTCCAAATAGAGTTTTTCTTTCATTAACCTGTTCTTCATTTAACCCGCTGTAAATATTACTTTCTAATATTTCTACTACTTTAGACCAGCTTTCACTATAATACTCTTTCATTCTACCCCTCCCCCAAAAAATAATTATACATTTTAATTTTACAATTATTATAATTAAATTTCCACAAAAAAAGCTGAAACATTGAAAATATAAATATATTTCAAATTTTCAATATTTCAGTTTTTATCAATTATATGTTTAATATTTATCAAGATTTTGTCTTTGGATTAAAAAATACTGCTGCTAAATAACCAAAAAAAACTGCTGCAGTTATTCCTGATGCAGTCCCTTCTATACCGCCTGTTAATATGCCTGCAATTCCTTTTTCATCTACTGCTTTCATAACGCCTTTAGCTAAAGAATTTCCAAAGCTAGGTAAAGGAACTGAGGCGCCAGCACCACCTATATCTATTAGTTTATCATATAATCCAAAAGCTCCTAATACAACTCCTATAAGTAAAAAAGTAACTAATATATTAGCTGGAGTTAGTTTTGTAGTATCTAAGATAATTTGCCCTATAACACATATTAATCCACCAACTATAAAGGCACTTAAATACTCCATTATTTTTCACCTCCATTATCATTAAACTCAATTGATACTGCATGGGCAATTCCAGGAATGCTTTCTCCCTGCTGAGTAGAAGTTGGGCTCATCAATGCCCCTGTAGAAATAAGGAGCAGCTTCTTAATTTCTTTATTTATTAATTTTCCATAAAAATATGAACAAGCTACACTAGCTGAACATCCACATCCACTACCACCTGAATTAGTACCTTGCTTTTCATCATCAAATATTAAATCTCCACAATCATAATATATATCTCTTATGTTATAACCTTGTTTTTCTAATAATTGTAAGGTTATTTCTTTACCTACTTTACCTAAATCTCCAGTTACGATGGCATCATAATATTTTTCCCCTCTTCCTGTATCCTCCAAATGTTTAACTATCGTATCAACTGCAGCTGGTGCCATAGCTGCTCCCATATTATTTGAATCCTTTATTCCATAATCTTTTACTAGGCCTGTTGTTATATGAGTTACCTCTGGGAAATTTCCTTCCTTTCCTAAGAGCATTGCTCCTGCTCCAGTTACAGTCCATTGAGATGTAGGCTTCCTTACAGATCCATATTCTAAAGGAAATCTAAATTGCCTTTCTGAAGAACTAAAATGAGATACAGTTGCTGCAATTGTGTAGTCTGCAAACCCTCCATCTATCATCATTGCTGCCAAACTTAAAGATTCTGTCATTGTTGAACATGCACCAAATAAACCAAAGAAAGGTATATTAAAGTCTCTTGCTGCAAAGCAAGTAGATGTTAATTGATTTAATAAATCTCCTGCAAAAATATAATTTATATCTTCTTCCTTTAAACTAGCACTTTCTATAGCCTTAATTACTGTTTGATAAAACAATTCACTTTCAGCTTTTTCATAACTTTCTTTGCCTAAAGTATCATCTTTTACTACTTCATGAAAATATTTACCTAAAGGTCCTTCTCCTTCCTTAGGTCCTACCATTGAATATGTTGTAATGATTTTAGGAGGATTTTTCATTTTTACAGTTTGATTTCCTATTCTTTTGGTATCACAATTCATTTTTAATCCCCTTTCTTAAAATCTTTGTAATAAATAATATATTATGCCCACTACTACTGAGCTTCCTATTCCATATACTAATACTGGACCTGCTATAATAAACATTTTTGCTGCAACTCCAAATATAAATCCTTCCTTTTTAAATTCCATAGCAGGTGAAACAACTGAATTCGAAAAACCAGTGATAGGAACTAAGGTTCCTGCACCTGCAAAAGTTGCAATTTTATCATAAACTCCAATTCCGGTTAATAGAGCCCCTAAGAACACCATAATTGCTGGAACTAGCATTTTAGTTGTTTCTTCATCAAAACCTCCATATTTAATAAGAAGCATATGTATTATTTGTCCAATTACGCATATTAACCCTCCTACCCAAAAAGCATTAATACAATTTTTGATTATTTTAGGCTTTGGTTCTGTTTCTTTAGTAATGGTTTGAAAATCTTGATAAATTTCATTTTCAGATATTTTTTTCTTTTTAGACATTTTTATACTTCCTTTCTAAATATGTTTAATTTTATTATTCCAAATCTTTCTCCTTATAATACTGATATTTTTTGGCAAATAAATAGTCAATTGAATTTCTTTAAATCCAATTGACTTTCAACTCAATATACTATTTATTTTTTTCATAACTTTCTCCCTATTTTCTTTCGTATCTTCAACTTATTCTTCTAGTTTTTGTTTCATAATTCCAAGAACCTTCTTTTCAATTCTTGAAACCTGTACCTGACTTATACCTAACATCTTAGCTACTTGAACCTGAGTTTTATCTTTGAAATATCTTAGCATTATTATTTGTCTTGACTTCTCATCTAGACTCCGTAATGCTTCTTTTAAAGCAATTCTATTAATCATTTCACTATCATCTTCACCCTTTTCACTTAGCTTATCAATTAGAAGGACTGGTGCTCCATCATCTTGATGAATAGTATCATATAAATACTGCAGGCTGTTAACAGAATCTAAGGCAAATAATATCTCATCTTTATCTACTCCTGAAAATTTTGATAATTCTTCAATTGTTGGTTCCCTATTTAATTTTTTAGTTAATTTTTCTTTGTCAAAATGAAGCTTTCTAGCTAAAGTCTTAACATTTCTGCTTACTTTAATTATTCCATCATCTCTAATAAATCTTTTTATTTCACCAACTATCATTGGTACGGCATAAGTTGAAAATTTTACGTTAAATCTTCCTTCGAAGTTATTTATAGCCTTTACTAATCCTATAGAACCTATTTGAAATATATCTTCATAATCATATCCTCTATTAAGAAACTTTTTACTTATAGATGCCACTAAAGGAAGATTCATTTCTATTACTTTATTCATTGCATCTTGATCGCCTGCTTTAGCTAAGGGTATCAACTTTGAATTATCATCATAATTGTACGCCTCTTTCCTTATAGTTCCATTTTCCATATACTTCACCTAACTTACTGAGTTGAATTTCTTCTTCATTACAACTTTAGTACCTTTACCTTCTTTACTTTCTACTTCTAAGCTATCCATAAATGTTTCCATAACAGTAAACCCCATACCAGACCTCTCTAATTCTGGCTTAGATGTATAAAGTGGTTCCATAGCCTTCTTTACGTCCTTTATTCCCACTCCAAAATCTTCTACTATTATAGTTACTTCATTCCCGCTTATAGTAGCTTCTATTCTAATTATGTCCTCTTTTCTATTTTCATAACCATGAATTATAGAATTTGTTACTGCTTCAGATACTGCTGTCTTCACATCCGATAATTCCTCAATTGTAGGGTCTAATTGGGATACAAATGCTGCAATTGCAACCCTTGCAAATCCTTCATTTTGGGATTTGCTCATTAATTCTATACAAACTCTATTATCTACCATATTTAAACCCCTCCATTATATACTCTTAATCGCTTCATCTAAACTTTTATGCATATTAATTATTTTATACATACCTGATAATTCAAAAACTTTTCCAACACTTTTATTTATTTCTGTAACACAGATCTTACCATTTCTATTCTGCATTTTCTTATATCTTCCTATTACTACACCTATTCCAGAGCTATCCATAAAAGTTACCCCTTTAAAATTTAGTATAACTTTTTTTATATTATCCCTATCAATTCTATCATCTATCTTTACACGTACCTCTTCAGCACTATGATGATCAAGCTCCCCCATTAACGTAACAATTAATTTGTCTTCATATTTATCAAACTTAAGATACATATAAACTGCCCTAAGTTTATGCTACCTAGAGCTTACACCTCCCTCAACTTATTCCCTTCTTTTTCCATAATTCTAACATATTATTTTATGCTTAGTCAAATAATTTATTCCATTTTTATGTAATTTATGTGATTAATTGTTTAAGTAACTTAAAATACAAACTAAAATTTAATTTGCTATAAAAAAATTGCAAGCTTGTTTAGAGCTTGCAAATAATCTAAATTGCCCATTGTCCTCTCTCAATTACTACTTATAAAGATTGCTCGCGATCTTTCTGTTATATATTTAGCTTGTCTTCTTTTACCCTCTTATATCTGTCAATTTCAAATTTTATCTTTTTATAAAACTCTTCTAAAGTTTCTCCATCATTAAGAATCAGTGTTTCTATAGCATCTTCTAAGGTATTCATTACATAAATATGGAACTCTCCCTTTTCGACTGCATTCTCAATTTCTGGATCTAATATCAAATCATCCTTATTCAAATCTGGTATTAGCACACCTTTGTCCTGTACTGTATCAATATATTTGCACATTCTAAAAAATCCTTCTATTTTTTCATTTACTCCACCAATAGGCTGAACTTCTCCTAACTGATTAACAGAACCTGTAACTGCTATATTCTGTTTTATAGGTCTTTTGCTTAAAGCTGATAATATGCAGATAACTTCTGCAATTGATGCACTATCTCCATCTATTAACCCGTAAGTTTGTTCAAAACTTAAATAAAAATCTACCGGTAATTCCTCATAAGGACTAATTAAATTATTTAATAGGCCCTTTAATATACTAACTGACTTTTCATGAATTTTACCGCTTAATTTATTTTCTTTTTGTATATCTATTATCCTACCATTACCGCTTTGAGCAACACAGGTTATTCTCATTGGTTTTCCAAAAGAGTAATAACCAGTATCTATAACAGCAAGTGCATTAATTACCCCAACTTTTTCTTCCTTTACTGAAATTAATATTTTATTTTCCTTAAACAATTTATCATATTCTTCCTCTATTAACTCCCTTTCATAAACAGTTTCTATTATATCTTTTCTTTCAATCATTGCTGCTTTTCTATTTTTAGCTCTATCATTAGCTAGTAAAATTAATTTCTCTATTTCCCTTTCTTCAATATTTATCTTTCTCCTATTATTGGCTCTTCTAGCTAAATACTTTATAACTTCACTTAATGCCTCTTTTGAAAGAATGTTTAAAGAATTTTCCTTAACTACCTTATTTGCTAAAGTTATTATATATTCCTGTGTTTCTTTATTTAATTCAATTATAGACTTAAATTCAGCTCTCAAAGGAAATAATCTTCTAAAATCTTCATCTAAATTATATAAAATATCATAAGTTTCTTGATCTCCTATCAAAATGACCTTTAGCTTTATAGGAATAGGTTCAGGTTTCAAACTATTAATTGAAATTAGTTCTACATAGGATTTTGAAACATCAAAATTGACTTTACTAGTTAATAATGCTTTTTTAAGCTGAAAGTATGCATTATAATTGTTAACTAAAGAATTCATCCTAATTATTAAACATCCACTATTTGCTCTTAAAATACTTCCTGAATTTATGAGTGAAATATCTGTTGAATATATCCCATTATTATTTTCATACTCAATAAAACCTATAAGATTATTAACACTTGGATCTTCTTCATATATTACAGGTGGATTTAATACTAAACTATTATCAACAAGCAAATGAATATAATTTTTATGAATTATCTTATATAACTCCTCCTCATCTTCATCCACATCAATATTGTAACAATCAATAATTTTCCTTTCTATAACTAAAAAAAGCCTTTCTAAAAACTCATAAGCATTATCATCATCAATAAATTCCAACAATGCTTCATCTTTATATACTTCCATCTGATTTGATATATAATCAGTATATAGTTCCTTTAATTTTTTCATGGATATAGCTTCAATTTCTTTTAATTTTAATAAGATGTGTTCGGCTTTTTTCTTTAATTTATTTGCTTTTACCACTATTTCTTCTTTTCTTGTATTACTTAAATCATCATATTGTTTCTCTGTAATTATTTTCCCATCC from Clostridium isatidis harbors:
- the rpsT gene encoding 30S ribosomal protein S20, whose product is MANIKSAKKRIKVTEKKTAQNRMIKSAVKTVIKKFEAAVATNNVEEAKALFPQVAKSLDMAAQKGVIHKNMVARKKSRLAAKLNAMA
- the holA gene encoding DNA polymerase III subunit delta codes for the protein MIDFDALEEEIKKGKINNSYIFCGLDEELIKEGVNLVVNSVVDKSMKDLNYIRLDGLNINYDEILNACETMPFMGEKKAVVIYRAEFLKEKTDSSNSKLYKEIEKYLKDIPPYTILIMYYLFNDKRDTAKKNKKLVSLDKISKVVHFDRLKKDRYYKKVEEVFKKRGKEIKKIEARYFAEKVPNNFDIINREADKIIAYTEGKEITKKDIDKLVLKSSEDDIFDLIDLISLRKAERAIDLLDELLFKSDQHMLIITNIENHFKRLYEIKVLKNKGHNIGSIASKYKLPTFICEKLVNQSNKFSFNQLKEILDICLKTEISLKSSSNDKTMELELMLFNIFMVK
- a CDS encoding ComEC/Rec2 family competence protein, whose amino-acid sequence is MNYNYRINILVYIFLSFIFGSYSYVLYDESKWLAVIVASCFFILLIFYKGIKFSFLIMIFFFVPIINSYNYYNINFSKNEEIRIESLNSYGAIGKIKGRTVYLSGNIKEISSGDRIKVKGSFKKDIDREKGVLGSYKVDSYKHLKSDLISKVYNLREKIFYNIRSKLGYRRAAIITSISFGYTEYLDNSDEMDMKKLGILHALSVSGLHMAIVYSIIKKFLGEKAAAFLSVFYVIFTGAALATVRSYIMMLTTSFAMSFKRNYNPLAGLSLGGIIIILFKPYSIFNIGFQLSFLATLGIILFNKIINKKLYKFPKYIRESISICISSQIFTFPVVVYAFKEFSLGFLLGNLIVVPFMNIIVVIGNLLLLFLKVKLLFNYLIFISYYITRLIDLLIDLLNSLVPNIIYLNEYIAKFYFIILITTYFYKKNMRRIIVFPFFIALLYIFNLFYSPYPKIEYYHEGIISISYKTSKKLFYLHDNIKSEKIELITMAKEKYKYFNRVNIGKKYNLKKYNNNLLLECYDKKYLLKVSRDENVEAYDIIDFKNGSFSKIVLIKDKIMPVY
- a CDS encoding cation-transporting P-type ATPase produces the protein MKEYYSESWSKVVEILESNIYSGLNEEQVNERKTLFGDNLIDLPYTRSNLQILFDLFKGKNIYFHILFIIFFILSKFYILGIISLIILLFYFGLKLYNDFSNKKEIELLQRLNTSQVLVLRNGVERLIEAENLVKGDIVYFRKNSFIGADIRIIESRNLKVDERNITGDNLLKNKYSIKMHEKPNSIGEINNILFRGSVIKEGSGSGIVIETGNNTQLGKVLSRVKNFKRRKNVIIDKFDNVLFKAQICLVLLQIILIEIFPGGLVNKLPLVANSFFAMLSILIPLIIIYYEKYIKNKFMTNYGIELMNYSSFGLLKEIKILFLKKLGTITKNELYVDKIYTNDQIYLANDVDIGDINIRRILDISILCNNAKYNVDNDWAKGDIFDIAYLKYGVTKSIYKSNIEGKNKRIFEIPKDINKKMTTTINKNRNGYRANVRGELDTVLNACTSILLNGVEKEITSEDIMKIKLVDLNFSKEGLITEAFAYRSFNYEPSESENIESNLVFAGIIAMENPIIDTIPDEINELRQKGVLPIIFTDDNKMAAQVLGKKINLISSEEQVTLGKELELLEKEEFLKRVSKTRIYCQLTQEQQYNLVTLYEEDGYNFAIEGESLAEVSLINLSKIGIFKGKVSEILKKLGDIYTHNSSIQAFLNLLKESKYVFEAIDRGTAIYVITLLSEIIFFSFNQLLNKNYIIEYYFIIFLNMLLLTPIILVNMIYGKYKTNDNKIILRGILFSLLPLILVYLKIKNIEVLSYSLISLMLFIDTIINCSVIKKGDYKGLKLIIFFVLLFILTTGILIFVKQYTYELMDLIILAIILFIFLISEIIIRKW
- the spoVAE gene encoding stage V sporulation protein AE — protein: MEYLSAFIVGGLICVIGQIILDTTKLTPANILVTFLLIGVVLGAFGLYDKLIDIGGAGASVPLPSFGNSLAKGVMKAVDEKGIAGILTGGIEGTASGITAAVFFGYLAAVFFNPKTKS
- the spoVAD gene encoding stage V sporulation protein AD, with the translated sequence MNCDTKRIGNQTVKMKNPPKIITTYSMVGPKEGEGPLGKYFHEVVKDDTLGKESYEKAESELFYQTVIKAIESASLKEEDINYIFAGDLLNQLTSTCFAARDFNIPFFGLFGACSTMTESLSLAAMMIDGGFADYTIAATVSHFSSSERQFRFPLEYGSVRKPTSQWTVTGAGAMLLGKEGNFPEVTHITTGLVKDYGIKDSNNMGAAMAPAAVDTIVKHLEDTGRGEKYYDAIVTGDLGKVGKEITLQLLEKQGYNIRDIYYDCGDLIFDDEKQGTNSGGSGCGCSASVACSYFYGKLINKEIKKLLLISTGALMSPTSTQQGESIPGIAHAVSIEFNDNGGEK
- the spoVAC gene encoding stage V sporulation protein AC, whose amino-acid sequence is MSKKKKISENEIYQDFQTITKETEPKPKIIKNCINAFWVGGLICVIGQIIHMLLIKYGGFDEETTKMLVPAIMVFLGALLTGIGVYDKIATFAGAGTLVPITGFSNSVVSPAMEFKKEGFIFGVAAKMFIIAGPVLVYGIGSSVVVGIIYYLLQRF
- the sigF gene encoding RNA polymerase sporulation sigma factor SigF, with translation MENGTIRKEAYNYDDNSKLIPLAKAGDQDAMNKVIEMNLPLVASISKKFLNRGYDYEDIFQIGSIGLVKAINNFEGRFNVKFSTYAVPMIVGEIKRFIRDDGIIKVSRNVKTLARKLHFDKEKLTKKLNREPTIEELSKFSGVDKDEILFALDSVNSLQYLYDTIHQDDGAPVLLIDKLSEKGEDDSEMINRIALKEALRSLDEKSRQIIMLRYFKDKTQVQVAKMLGISQVQVSRIEKKVLGIMKQKLEE
- the spoIIAB gene encoding anti-sigma F factor yields the protein MVDNRVCIELMSKSQNEGFARVAIAAFVSQLDPTIEELSDVKTAVSEAVTNSIIHGYENRKEDIIRIEATISGNEVTIIVEDFGVGIKDVKKAMEPLYTSKPELERSGMGFTVMETFMDSLEVESKEGKGTKVVMKKKFNSVS
- the spoIIAA gene encoding anti-sigma F factor antagonist, which codes for MYLKFDKYEDKLIVTLMGELDHHSAEEVRVKIDDRIDRDNIKKVILNFKGVTFMDSSGIGVVIGRYKKMQNRNGKICVTEINKSVGKVFELSGMYKIINMHKSLDEAIKSI